Proteins encoded by one window of Cannabis sativa cultivar Pink pepper isolate KNU-18-1 chromosome 4, ASM2916894v1, whole genome shotgun sequence:
- the LOC115715045 gene encoding uncharacterized protein LOC115715045 isoform X6 → MENGYDGKLADKFSGLKLGLGLGMGSSIGDPSSDDNINNPNDSSLFQVMKAVEAAEATIKQQVDENSRLRAELQHKSLLLQKYKLDDSVSQSSHSGAGHGHGSYESPPSVPFVKSQQDRDKSMNNTSAVSLPGTLVVHHDVKPNNDVTTQSNTEAHSDASKINGTVKLHPGGHPPVDNAGLSASSTTSFSAGRFQMEGDYDPRFNLSGQVLMPMAEVTNSTSLWKQIREHEEEIMQLRKHLADYSIKEAQIRNEKHVLEKRIAYMRLAFDQQQQDLVDAASKALSYRQDIIEENIRLTYALQDAQQERSTFVSSLLPLLAEYSLQPPVPDAQSIVSNVKVLFKHLQEKLFLTESKLKESQYQLTPWRSDVNNSNIAPPSPSHSISAVLAPSNMSGLELVPQLNYTHGTGKEPVFNSDAQTTTEWDLLVRRQSGTVGIAANHTEPDDLGRYSPLASRTSVAQDIPTQIPLSHGDAYVPQYTEESTNKQVTFRDPVSHSEMDEQGAEGSQNERETSANWTSGNSPYTTTLEDPSSSYPYLPPVLEEPSSSFSEAADDDPLPAIDGLQISGEAYPGHELQACGYSINGTTSCNFEWVRHLEDGSVNYIEGAKQPNYLVTADDVDTYLAIEVQPLDNRKRKGELVKVFANGKEKITCDPDMQNHIEKILHNGHASYKVLYSSGYLDIWEPATLAIKRDAYSIKSSSANGVVLTEKFSPSTIVAIPYGSLAEFNITGLGGVEHLLKIDNNADIISSRDTIVLALRFFVRRASERRKGKGKKRGLFF, encoded by the exons ATGGAGAATGGATATGATGGGAAACTGGCCGATAAATTCTCGGGTTTGAAgttagggttagggttagggATGGGCTCTTCCATTGGAGATCCTTCGTCCGATGATAACATCAATAATCCCAACGATAGTAGCTTGTTTCAGGTCATGAAAGCCGTTGAAGCTGCCGAAGCCACCATCAAGCAACAGGTCGACGAGAATAGCCGATTAAGGGCGGAGCTCCAACATAAGAGTCTCCTCCTCCAGAAATAT AAACTAGATGACTCAGTGTCCCAAAGTTCTCATTCTGGTGCTGGGCATGGCCATGGATCTTATGAGTCTCCCCCATCAGTTCCCTTTGTTAAAAGTCAACAAGACAGGGATAAGAGCATGAACAACACTTCTGCTGTTAGCCTACCTGGCACATTGGTTGTTCATCATGATGTGAAGCCGAATAATGATGTTACTACACAAAGTAACACAGAAGCCCACTCTGATGCCAGCAAGATCAACGGGACAGTTAAATTACATCCTGGTGGTCACCCACCGGTGGATAATGCTGGACTCTCTGCTTCATCTACAACATCATTTTCTGCAGGAAG GTTCCAAATGGAAGGAGATTATGATCCCCGTTTCAATTTGTCTGGACAAGTTTTGATGCCGATGGCTGAAGTAACTAATTCTACTAGTCTCTGGAAGCAG ATTCGAGAGCATGAAGAAGAGATTATGCAATTACGGAAACACCTTGCTGATTATTCGATAAAG GAGGCACAAATACGCAATGAAAAACATGTTTTGGAAAAGAGAATTGCTTATATGCGCCTG GCCTTTGATCAGCAGCAACAAGACCTTGTTGATGCTGCTTCTAAAGCTCTTTCATACAGACAGGATATTATTGAGGAAAACATACGTCTTACATATGCATTACAG GATGCACAACAAGAAagatcaacatttgtttcatcATTGTTGCCTCTTCTAGCGGAATATTCTCTGCAGCCACCTGTTCCTGATGCCCAATCAATTGTCAGCAATGTCAAG GTTCTGTTTAAACATTTGCAGGAGAAGCTTTTCCTTACTGAG TCAAAGCTAAAGGAATCTCAATATCAATTGACCCCTTGGCGGTCAGATGTCAATAACTCAAATATTGCCCCACCTTCGCCATCTCACTCCATCAGTGCAGTGTTGGCACCTTCA AACATGAGTGGGCTCGAATTAGTTCCTCAGCTGAATTACACCCATGGAACTGGAAAAGAACCTGTCTTTAATTCCGATGCTCAGACAACTACAGAATGGGATCTACTGGTTCGACGTCAAAGTGGCACTGTTGGTATTGCAGCAAATCATACGGAACCCGATGACTTGGGGAGGTATTCACCTCTTGCAAGCAG GACTTCTGTAGCTCAAGATATACCAACACAAATACCATTAAGTCATGGTGATGCATATGTTCCTCAGTATACTGAAGAATCCACCAATAAACAGGTCACATTTCGTGACCCTGTGAGCCACAGTGAGATGGATGAGCAAGGTGCTGAAGGAAGCCAGAATGAGAGAGAAACATCGGCTAATTGGACTTCAGGAAACTCTCCTTACACGACTACACTTGAGGACCCCAGCTCCTCTTATCCTTATCTGCCACCAGTTTTAGAAGAACCTTCTTCCTCATTTTCAGAGG CTGCAGATGATGACCCCTTACCGGCAATAGATGGCCTCCAGATTTCAGGTGAGGCTTATCCAGGACACGAGCTTCAAGCATGTGGCTATTCAATCAATGGAACAACCAGTTGCAATTTTGAG TGGGTACGTCATTTGGAAGATGGATCTGTTAATTACATTGAAG GAGCAAAGCAACCCAATTATCTTGTCACTGCGGATGATGTTGATACATACCTTGCTATTGAAGTCCAACCTCTTGATAACAGGAAGCGCAAG GGTGAGCTTGTAAAGGTTTTTGCCAATGGGAAGGAAAAAATCACTTGTG ATCCTGATATGCAAAACCATATAGAGAAGATCCTTCATAATGGCCATGCTTCTTACAAAGTCCTGTATTCG agtGGGTATCTTGATATATGGGAACCAGCTACATTGGCAATCAAGAGGGATGCCTACAGTATTAAGTCCAGTAGCGCCAATGGTGTTGTACTTACAGAAAAGTTTTCGCCGTCCACAATT GTTGCAATTCCTTATGGAAGCCTGGCAGAATTCAATATAACTGGCCTTGGTGGTGTTGAGCATCTATTGAAAATAGATAACAATGCAGACATTATTAG
- the LOC115715045 gene encoding uncharacterized protein LOC115715045 isoform X4 — protein sequence MENGYDGKLADKFSGLKLGLGLGMGSSIGDPSSDDNINNPNDSSLFQVMKAVEAAEATIKQQVDENSRLRAELQHKSLLLQKYKLDDSVSQSSHSGAGHGHGSYESPPSVPFVKSQQDRDKSMNNTSAVSLPGTLVVHHDVKPNNDVTTQSNTEAHSDASKINGTVKLHPGGHPPVDNAGLSASSTTSFSAGRFQMEGDYDPRFNLSGQVLMPMAEVTNSTSLWKQDLTSKIREHEEEIMQLRKHLADYSIKEAQIRNEKHVLEKRIAYMRLAFDQQQQDLVDAASKALSYRQDIIEENIRLTYALQDAQQERSTFVSSLLPLLAEYSLQPPVPDAQSIVSNVKVLFKHLQEKLFLTESKLKESQYQLTPWRSDVNNSNIAPPSPSHSISAVLAPSNMSGLELVPQLNYTHGTGKEPVFNSDAQTTTEWDLLVRRQSGTVGIAANHTEPDDLGRYSPLASRTSVAQDIPTQIPLSHGDAYVPQYTEESTNKQVTFRDPVSHSEMDEQGAEGSQNERETSANWTSGNSPYTTTLEDPSSSYPYLPPVLEEPSSSFSEAADDDPLPAIDGLQISGEAYPGHELQACGYSINGTTSCNFEWVRHLEDGSVNYIEGAKQPNYLVTADDVDTYLAIEVQPLDNRKRKGELVKVFANGKEKITCDPDMQNHIEKILHNGHASYKVLYSSGYLDIWEPATLAIKRDAYSIKSSSANGVVLTEKFSPSTIVAIPYGSLAEFNITGLGGVEHLLKIDNNADIISSRDTIVLALRFFVRRASERRKGKGKKRGLFF from the exons ATGGAGAATGGATATGATGGGAAACTGGCCGATAAATTCTCGGGTTTGAAgttagggttagggttagggATGGGCTCTTCCATTGGAGATCCTTCGTCCGATGATAACATCAATAATCCCAACGATAGTAGCTTGTTTCAGGTCATGAAAGCCGTTGAAGCTGCCGAAGCCACCATCAAGCAACAGGTCGACGAGAATAGCCGATTAAGGGCGGAGCTCCAACATAAGAGTCTCCTCCTCCAGAAATAT AAACTAGATGACTCAGTGTCCCAAAGTTCTCATTCTGGTGCTGGGCATGGCCATGGATCTTATGAGTCTCCCCCATCAGTTCCCTTTGTTAAAAGTCAACAAGACAGGGATAAGAGCATGAACAACACTTCTGCTGTTAGCCTACCTGGCACATTGGTTGTTCATCATGATGTGAAGCCGAATAATGATGTTACTACACAAAGTAACACAGAAGCCCACTCTGATGCCAGCAAGATCAACGGGACAGTTAAATTACATCCTGGTGGTCACCCACCGGTGGATAATGCTGGACTCTCTGCTTCATCTACAACATCATTTTCTGCAGGAAG GTTCCAAATGGAAGGAGATTATGATCCCCGTTTCAATTTGTCTGGACAAGTTTTGATGCCGATGGCTGAAGTAACTAATTCTACTAGTCTCTGGAAGCAG GATCTTACTTCTAAGATTCGAGAGCATGAAGAAGAGATTATGCAATTACGGAAACACCTTGCTGATTATTCGATAAAG GAGGCACAAATACGCAATGAAAAACATGTTTTGGAAAAGAGAATTGCTTATATGCGCCTG GCCTTTGATCAGCAGCAACAAGACCTTGTTGATGCTGCTTCTAAAGCTCTTTCATACAGACAGGATATTATTGAGGAAAACATACGTCTTACATATGCATTACAG GATGCACAACAAGAAagatcaacatttgtttcatcATTGTTGCCTCTTCTAGCGGAATATTCTCTGCAGCCACCTGTTCCTGATGCCCAATCAATTGTCAGCAATGTCAAG GTTCTGTTTAAACATTTGCAGGAGAAGCTTTTCCTTACTGAG TCAAAGCTAAAGGAATCTCAATATCAATTGACCCCTTGGCGGTCAGATGTCAATAACTCAAATATTGCCCCACCTTCGCCATCTCACTCCATCAGTGCAGTGTTGGCACCTTCA AACATGAGTGGGCTCGAATTAGTTCCTCAGCTGAATTACACCCATGGAACTGGAAAAGAACCTGTCTTTAATTCCGATGCTCAGACAACTACAGAATGGGATCTACTGGTTCGACGTCAAAGTGGCACTGTTGGTATTGCAGCAAATCATACGGAACCCGATGACTTGGGGAGGTATTCACCTCTTGCAAGCAG GACTTCTGTAGCTCAAGATATACCAACACAAATACCATTAAGTCATGGTGATGCATATGTTCCTCAGTATACTGAAGAATCCACCAATAAACAGGTCACATTTCGTGACCCTGTGAGCCACAGTGAGATGGATGAGCAAGGTGCTGAAGGAAGCCAGAATGAGAGAGAAACATCGGCTAATTGGACTTCAGGAAACTCTCCTTACACGACTACACTTGAGGACCCCAGCTCCTCTTATCCTTATCTGCCACCAGTTTTAGAAGAACCTTCTTCCTCATTTTCAGAGG CTGCAGATGATGACCCCTTACCGGCAATAGATGGCCTCCAGATTTCAGGTGAGGCTTATCCAGGACACGAGCTTCAAGCATGTGGCTATTCAATCAATGGAACAACCAGTTGCAATTTTGAG TGGGTACGTCATTTGGAAGATGGATCTGTTAATTACATTGAAG GAGCAAAGCAACCCAATTATCTTGTCACTGCGGATGATGTTGATACATACCTTGCTATTGAAGTCCAACCTCTTGATAACAGGAAGCGCAAG GGTGAGCTTGTAAAGGTTTTTGCCAATGGGAAGGAAAAAATCACTTGTG ATCCTGATATGCAAAACCATATAGAGAAGATCCTTCATAATGGCCATGCTTCTTACAAAGTCCTGTATTCG agtGGGTATCTTGATATATGGGAACCAGCTACATTGGCAATCAAGAGGGATGCCTACAGTATTAAGTCCAGTAGCGCCAATGGTGTTGTACTTACAGAAAAGTTTTCGCCGTCCACAATT GTTGCAATTCCTTATGGAAGCCTGGCAGAATTCAATATAACTGGCCTTGGTGGTGTTGAGCATCTATTGAAAATAGATAACAATGCAGACATTATTAG
- the LOC115715045 gene encoding uncharacterized protein LOC115715045 isoform X2, which translates to MENGYDGKLADKFSGLKLGLGLGMGSSIGDPSSDDNINNPNDSSLFQVMKAVEAAEATIKQQVDENSRLRAELQHKSLLLQKYKLDDSVSQSSHSGAGHGHGSYESPPSVPFVKSQQDRDKSMNNTSAVSLPGTLVVHHDVKPNNDVTTQSNTEAHSDASKINGTVKLHPGGHPPVDNAGLSASSTTSFSAGRFQMEGDYDPRFNLSGQVLMPMAEVTNSTSLWKQDLTSKIREHEEEIMQLRKHLADYSIKEAQIRNEKHVLEKRIAYMRLAFDQQQQDLVDAASKALSYRQDIIEENIRLTYALQDAQQERSTFVSSLLPLLAEYSLQPPVPDAQSIVSNVKVLFKHLQEKLFLTESKLKESQYQLTPWRSDVNNSNIAPPSPSHSISAVLAPSNMSGLELVPQLNYTHGTGKEPVFNSDAQTTTEWDLLVRRQSGTVGIAANHTEPDDLGRYSPLASRTSVAQDIPTQIPLSHGDAYVPQYTEESTNKQVTFRDPVSHSEMDEQGAEGSQNERETSANWTSGNSPYTTTLEDPSSSYPYLPPVLEEPSSSFSEDDDPLPAIDGLQISGEAYPGHELQACGYSINGTTSCNFEWVRHLEDGSVNYIEGAKQPNYLVTADDVDTYLAIEVQPLDNRKRKGELVKVFANGKEKITCVYYPFDIDPDMQNHIEKILHNGHASYKVLYSSGYLDIWEPATLAIKRDAYSIKSSSANGVVLTEKFSPSTIVAIPYGSLAEFNITGLGGVEHLLKIDNNADIISSRDTIVLALRFFVRRASERRKGKGKKRGLFF; encoded by the exons ATGGAGAATGGATATGATGGGAAACTGGCCGATAAATTCTCGGGTTTGAAgttagggttagggttagggATGGGCTCTTCCATTGGAGATCCTTCGTCCGATGATAACATCAATAATCCCAACGATAGTAGCTTGTTTCAGGTCATGAAAGCCGTTGAAGCTGCCGAAGCCACCATCAAGCAACAGGTCGACGAGAATAGCCGATTAAGGGCGGAGCTCCAACATAAGAGTCTCCTCCTCCAGAAATAT AAACTAGATGACTCAGTGTCCCAAAGTTCTCATTCTGGTGCTGGGCATGGCCATGGATCTTATGAGTCTCCCCCATCAGTTCCCTTTGTTAAAAGTCAACAAGACAGGGATAAGAGCATGAACAACACTTCTGCTGTTAGCCTACCTGGCACATTGGTTGTTCATCATGATGTGAAGCCGAATAATGATGTTACTACACAAAGTAACACAGAAGCCCACTCTGATGCCAGCAAGATCAACGGGACAGTTAAATTACATCCTGGTGGTCACCCACCGGTGGATAATGCTGGACTCTCTGCTTCATCTACAACATCATTTTCTGCAGGAAG GTTCCAAATGGAAGGAGATTATGATCCCCGTTTCAATTTGTCTGGACAAGTTTTGATGCCGATGGCTGAAGTAACTAATTCTACTAGTCTCTGGAAGCAG GATCTTACTTCTAAGATTCGAGAGCATGAAGAAGAGATTATGCAATTACGGAAACACCTTGCTGATTATTCGATAAAG GAGGCACAAATACGCAATGAAAAACATGTTTTGGAAAAGAGAATTGCTTATATGCGCCTG GCCTTTGATCAGCAGCAACAAGACCTTGTTGATGCTGCTTCTAAAGCTCTTTCATACAGACAGGATATTATTGAGGAAAACATACGTCTTACATATGCATTACAG GATGCACAACAAGAAagatcaacatttgtttcatcATTGTTGCCTCTTCTAGCGGAATATTCTCTGCAGCCACCTGTTCCTGATGCCCAATCAATTGTCAGCAATGTCAAG GTTCTGTTTAAACATTTGCAGGAGAAGCTTTTCCTTACTGAG TCAAAGCTAAAGGAATCTCAATATCAATTGACCCCTTGGCGGTCAGATGTCAATAACTCAAATATTGCCCCACCTTCGCCATCTCACTCCATCAGTGCAGTGTTGGCACCTTCA AACATGAGTGGGCTCGAATTAGTTCCTCAGCTGAATTACACCCATGGAACTGGAAAAGAACCTGTCTTTAATTCCGATGCTCAGACAACTACAGAATGGGATCTACTGGTTCGACGTCAAAGTGGCACTGTTGGTATTGCAGCAAATCATACGGAACCCGATGACTTGGGGAGGTATTCACCTCTTGCAAGCAG GACTTCTGTAGCTCAAGATATACCAACACAAATACCATTAAGTCATGGTGATGCATATGTTCCTCAGTATACTGAAGAATCCACCAATAAACAGGTCACATTTCGTGACCCTGTGAGCCACAGTGAGATGGATGAGCAAGGTGCTGAAGGAAGCCAGAATGAGAGAGAAACATCGGCTAATTGGACTTCAGGAAACTCTCCTTACACGACTACACTTGAGGACCCCAGCTCCTCTTATCCTTATCTGCCACCAGTTTTAGAAGAACCTTCTTCCTCATTTTCAGAGG ATGATGACCCCTTACCGGCAATAGATGGCCTCCAGATTTCAGGTGAGGCTTATCCAGGACACGAGCTTCAAGCATGTGGCTATTCAATCAATGGAACAACCAGTTGCAATTTTGAG TGGGTACGTCATTTGGAAGATGGATCTGTTAATTACATTGAAG GAGCAAAGCAACCCAATTATCTTGTCACTGCGGATGATGTTGATACATACCTTGCTATTGAAGTCCAACCTCTTGATAACAGGAAGCGCAAG GGTGAGCTTGTAAAGGTTTTTGCCAATGGGAAGGAAAAAATCACTTGTG TTTACTACCCCTTTGATATAGATCCTGATATGCAAAACCATATAGAGAAGATCCTTCATAATGGCCATGCTTCTTACAAAGTCCTGTATTCG agtGGGTATCTTGATATATGGGAACCAGCTACATTGGCAATCAAGAGGGATGCCTACAGTATTAAGTCCAGTAGCGCCAATGGTGTTGTACTTACAGAAAAGTTTTCGCCGTCCACAATT GTTGCAATTCCTTATGGAAGCCTGGCAGAATTCAATATAACTGGCCTTGGTGGTGTTGAGCATCTATTGAAAATAGATAACAATGCAGACATTATTAG
- the LOC115715045 gene encoding uncharacterized protein LOC115715045 isoform X3, translated as MENGYDGKLADKFSGLKLGLGLGMGSSIGDPSSDDNINNPNDSSLFQVMKAVEAAEATIKQQVDENSRLRAELQHKSLLLQKYKLDDSVSQSSHSGAGHGHGSYESPPSVPFVKSQQDRDKSMNNTSAVSLPGTLVVHHDVKPNNDVTTQSNTEAHSDASKINGTVKLHPGGHPPVDNAGLSASSTTSFSAGRFQMEGDYDPRFNLSGQVLMPMAEVTNSTSLWKQIREHEEEIMQLRKHLADYSIKEAQIRNEKHVLEKRIAYMRLAFDQQQQDLVDAASKALSYRQDIIEENIRLTYALQDAQQERSTFVSSLLPLLAEYSLQPPVPDAQSIVSNVKVLFKHLQEKLFLTESKLKESQYQLTPWRSDVNNSNIAPPSPSHSISAVLAPSNMSGLELVPQLNYTHGTGKEPVFNSDAQTTTEWDLLVRRQSGTVGIAANHTEPDDLGRYSPLASRTSVAQDIPTQIPLSHGDAYVPQYTEESTNKQVTFRDPVSHSEMDEQGAEGSQNERETSANWTSGNSPYTTTLEDPSSSYPYLPPVLEEPSSSFSEAADDDPLPAIDGLQISGEAYPGHELQACGYSINGTTSCNFEWVRHLEDGSVNYIEGAKQPNYLVTADDVDTYLAIEVQPLDNRKRKGELVKVFANGKEKITCVYYPFDIDPDMQNHIEKILHNGHASYKVLYSSGYLDIWEPATLAIKRDAYSIKSSSANGVVLTEKFSPSTIVAIPYGSLAEFNITGLGGVEHLLKIDNNADIISSRDTIVLALRFFVRRASERRKGKGKKRGLFF; from the exons ATGGAGAATGGATATGATGGGAAACTGGCCGATAAATTCTCGGGTTTGAAgttagggttagggttagggATGGGCTCTTCCATTGGAGATCCTTCGTCCGATGATAACATCAATAATCCCAACGATAGTAGCTTGTTTCAGGTCATGAAAGCCGTTGAAGCTGCCGAAGCCACCATCAAGCAACAGGTCGACGAGAATAGCCGATTAAGGGCGGAGCTCCAACATAAGAGTCTCCTCCTCCAGAAATAT AAACTAGATGACTCAGTGTCCCAAAGTTCTCATTCTGGTGCTGGGCATGGCCATGGATCTTATGAGTCTCCCCCATCAGTTCCCTTTGTTAAAAGTCAACAAGACAGGGATAAGAGCATGAACAACACTTCTGCTGTTAGCCTACCTGGCACATTGGTTGTTCATCATGATGTGAAGCCGAATAATGATGTTACTACACAAAGTAACACAGAAGCCCACTCTGATGCCAGCAAGATCAACGGGACAGTTAAATTACATCCTGGTGGTCACCCACCGGTGGATAATGCTGGACTCTCTGCTTCATCTACAACATCATTTTCTGCAGGAAG GTTCCAAATGGAAGGAGATTATGATCCCCGTTTCAATTTGTCTGGACAAGTTTTGATGCCGATGGCTGAAGTAACTAATTCTACTAGTCTCTGGAAGCAG ATTCGAGAGCATGAAGAAGAGATTATGCAATTACGGAAACACCTTGCTGATTATTCGATAAAG GAGGCACAAATACGCAATGAAAAACATGTTTTGGAAAAGAGAATTGCTTATATGCGCCTG GCCTTTGATCAGCAGCAACAAGACCTTGTTGATGCTGCTTCTAAAGCTCTTTCATACAGACAGGATATTATTGAGGAAAACATACGTCTTACATATGCATTACAG GATGCACAACAAGAAagatcaacatttgtttcatcATTGTTGCCTCTTCTAGCGGAATATTCTCTGCAGCCACCTGTTCCTGATGCCCAATCAATTGTCAGCAATGTCAAG GTTCTGTTTAAACATTTGCAGGAGAAGCTTTTCCTTACTGAG TCAAAGCTAAAGGAATCTCAATATCAATTGACCCCTTGGCGGTCAGATGTCAATAACTCAAATATTGCCCCACCTTCGCCATCTCACTCCATCAGTGCAGTGTTGGCACCTTCA AACATGAGTGGGCTCGAATTAGTTCCTCAGCTGAATTACACCCATGGAACTGGAAAAGAACCTGTCTTTAATTCCGATGCTCAGACAACTACAGAATGGGATCTACTGGTTCGACGTCAAAGTGGCACTGTTGGTATTGCAGCAAATCATACGGAACCCGATGACTTGGGGAGGTATTCACCTCTTGCAAGCAG GACTTCTGTAGCTCAAGATATACCAACACAAATACCATTAAGTCATGGTGATGCATATGTTCCTCAGTATACTGAAGAATCCACCAATAAACAGGTCACATTTCGTGACCCTGTGAGCCACAGTGAGATGGATGAGCAAGGTGCTGAAGGAAGCCAGAATGAGAGAGAAACATCGGCTAATTGGACTTCAGGAAACTCTCCTTACACGACTACACTTGAGGACCCCAGCTCCTCTTATCCTTATCTGCCACCAGTTTTAGAAGAACCTTCTTCCTCATTTTCAGAGG CTGCAGATGATGACCCCTTACCGGCAATAGATGGCCTCCAGATTTCAGGTGAGGCTTATCCAGGACACGAGCTTCAAGCATGTGGCTATTCAATCAATGGAACAACCAGTTGCAATTTTGAG TGGGTACGTCATTTGGAAGATGGATCTGTTAATTACATTGAAG GAGCAAAGCAACCCAATTATCTTGTCACTGCGGATGATGTTGATACATACCTTGCTATTGAAGTCCAACCTCTTGATAACAGGAAGCGCAAG GGTGAGCTTGTAAAGGTTTTTGCCAATGGGAAGGAAAAAATCACTTGTG TTTACTACCCCTTTGATATAGATCCTGATATGCAAAACCATATAGAGAAGATCCTTCATAATGGCCATGCTTCTTACAAAGTCCTGTATTCG agtGGGTATCTTGATATATGGGAACCAGCTACATTGGCAATCAAGAGGGATGCCTACAGTATTAAGTCCAGTAGCGCCAATGGTGTTGTACTTACAGAAAAGTTTTCGCCGTCCACAATT GTTGCAATTCCTTATGGAAGCCTGGCAGAATTCAATATAACTGGCCTTGGTGGTGTTGAGCATCTATTGAAAATAGATAACAATGCAGACATTATTAG